Proteins from a genomic interval of Yarrowia lipolytica chromosome 1E, complete sequence:
- a CDS encoding uncharacterized protein (Compare to YALI0E07810g, weakly similar to uniprot|Q890E1 Lactobacillus plantarum LP_0082 zinc-binding oxidoreductase), with protein sequence MQAAFTTAYGGPDKIEYSENFSLAQLKSNDHVLIQVANSALNPIDGLRNRGYLRLLQPDSHPHIFAYDVAGFVAEVGTAVTAFKKGDRVYARIGESEQGTTAGFVSVRDAHVAIAPKNKPLLETAGIPLVGLTVLQSFEAGNLKRGQRIFISKGAGGVGTFAIQLAKHVYGAYVITTASEKKIPLLKELGADEVIDYHKTNFWDVVKDVDFAYDVSDQPWAHAMITKKGGVVVALRGVPTAQSAKNILSTEPGLILSYVLAAGNFLTSRFAWWYGTRYDAVFCAASGKDLAQIAKYIEEGKIKPIVDSVYDLRNAKDAVEKLESGRATGKVIISVDDTLDKGFKLP encoded by the coding sequence ATGCAGGCCGCTTTCACCACCGCCTACGGCGGTCCCGACAAGATTGAGTACTCGGagaacttctccttggcccaGCTCAAATCCAACGACCATGTTCTGATTCAGGTGGCCAACTCCGCACTCAACCCCATCGACGGTCTGCGTAACCGGGGCTACCTgcgtcttctccagcccGACTCGCACCCCCATATCTTTGCTTATGACGTTGCTGGCTTCGTGGCAGAGGTAGGCACAGCTGTCACCGCcttcaagaagggcgaTCGGGTGTACGCTCGAATCGGCGAGTCTGAGCAAGGCACCACGGCTGGCTTTGTGTCCGTTCGAGACGCCCATGTGGCCATTGCGCCCAAGAACAAGCCTCTTCTTGAGACCGCTGGTATTCCCCTGGTTGGACTTACCGTGCTGCAGAGCTTTGAAGCCGGTAATCTGAAGCGGGGTCAGCgaatcttcatctccaagggCGCCGGAGGAGTTGGTACTTTTGCCATCCAGCTCGCTAAGCACGTCTACGGCGCCTACGTCATTACCACTGCttccgagaagaagattcCTCTTCTGAAGGAGCTCGGAGCCGACGAGGTGATTGACTACCACAAGACCAACTTCTGGGACGtggtcaaggacgtggaTTTCGCCTACGACGTTTCCGACCAGCCCTGGGCCCATGCCATGATCACCAAGAAGGGTGGTGTCGTGGTTGCTCTCAGAGGTGTGCCTACTGCTCAGAGTGCCAAGAATATTCTCAGCACCGAGCCTGGCCTCATTCTCTCGTATGTGCTTGCTGCAGGCAACTTTCTGACCTCCCGGTTTGCCTGGTGGTACGGCACCAGGTACGATGCTGTTTTTTGCGCTGCCAGCGGCAAGGATCTGGCCCAGATTGCAAAGTACATTGAGGAGGGCAAGATCAAGCCCATTGTGGACTCAGTGTACGATCTGCGAAACGCCAAGGATGCcgtggagaagctggagagtGGACGAGCCACCGGAAAGGTCATCATCAGTGTCGATGACACCCTTGATAAGGGCTTCAAGCTGCCTTAA
- a CDS encoding uncharacterized protein (Compare to YALI0E07832g, weakly similar to uniprot|Q01589 Saccharomyces cerevisiae YDR077w SED1 abundant cell surface glycoprotein, similar to Saccharomyces cerevisiae SED1 (YDR077W) and SPI1 (YER150W); ancestral locus Anc_8.201), producing the protein MKFSVATVAALAAAAYAQVSNSTLATTEAPVTSAAPIESAENNGTELTTGTVSIIKTETNVVTAYTTYCPYPTEIVEGNKTYTVTEATTLTITDCPCTRTTTVVTETITTCPVSEFPTEPITEGPKPTESKPAPSPKPEESKPAPSPKPEESKPAPSPKPEESKPAPKPTASKPEQPAASTPVQTQQPAISSGPEQASSANKVTVGAVAAIAAAAYLL; encoded by the coding sequence ATGAAGTTCTCCGTTGCCACCGTCGCCGCCCTTGCCGCCGCCGCCTACGCTCAGGTTTCCAACTCCACCCTCGCCACCACCGAGGCTCCCGTCACCTCCGCTGCTCCCATCGAGTCTGCTGAGAACAACGGTACCGAGCTCACCACCGGCACtgtctccatcatcaagacCGAGACCAACGTTGTCACCGCCTACACCACCTACTGCCCCTACCCCACCGAGATTGTTGAGGGCAACAAGACCTACACCGtcaccgaggccaccaCCCTGACCATCACCGACTGCCCCTGCACTCGAACCACTACCGTTGTTACCgagaccatcaccacctgCCCCGTCTCCGAGTTCCCCACCGAGCCCATCACTGAGGGCCCCAAGCCCACCGAGTCCAAGCCTGCTCCTTcccccaagcccgaggagtccaagcctgctccttctcccaagcccgaggagtccaagcctgctccttctcccaagcccgaggagtCTAAGCCCGCTCCCAAGCCCACCGCTTCCAAGCCCGAGCAGCCCGCCGCTTCTACTCCCGTCCAGACCCAGCAGCCCGCTATCTCCTCCGGCCCTGAGcaggcttcttctgccaaCAAGGTCACCGTCGGTGCCGTCGCTGCCAttgctgccgctgcctACCTTCTGTAA